A single window of Candidatus Palauibacter polyketidifaciens DNA harbors:
- a CDS encoding phosphomethylpyrimidine synthase ThiC has translation MREIALSGGEPPLRVYDTSGPGGCDVRGGLPLLREAWIQARDVRSTGRSATVVRGPRDAAAVLPSTLVRETRRGNGPVTQMHYARRGETTPEMAFIAVREGMDPTFVRDEVARGRAIIPANINHPELEPMIIGRGFKVKINANIGNS, from the coding sequence ATGCGGGAGATCGCGCTCTCCGGCGGCGAGCCGCCGCTGCGGGTCTACGACACGAGCGGTCCGGGCGGGTGCGATGTGCGCGGAGGCCTGCCGCTCCTGCGCGAAGCGTGGATCCAGGCCCGCGACGTGCGTTCGACCGGGCGCTCCGCCACCGTCGTCCGCGGGCCGCGGGACGCCGCCGCGGTACTGCCCTCGACCCTCGTCCGCGAGACCAGGCGGGGAAACGGCCCCGTCACGCAGATGCACTACGCGCGCCGGGGCGAGACCACGCCGGAGATGGCGTTCATCGCCGTGCGGGAGGGGATGGACCCGACCTTCGTGCGCGACGAGGTGGCGCGGGGGCGCGCCATCATCCCGGCCAACATCAACCACCCCGAGCTGGAGCCGATGATCATCGGGCGCGGCTTCAAGGTGAAGATCAACGCCAACATCGGGAACTCGG